The following coding sequences are from one Epilithonimonas vandammei window:
- a CDS encoding class I SAM-dependent methyltransferase, protein MQWFEEWFDTPYYHILYSNRDYREAENFLNLLTGFLKLEKKSSIIDLACGKGRHSIYLNKLGYKVLGLDLSEQSISYDKKFENESLEFRVHDMRNRIESEPVDAVFNLFTSFGYFETEEEDKSVFRSVSEVLKSKGYFVLDFLNAEYVKNVITPSASVEKENIIFNIKKHIEGDYILKEIDFEDQGKPYHFFERVKLTSPEKILKFADEFGFELIKRWGDYQLNDFDGKSSQRCINLFRKR, encoded by the coding sequence ATGCAATGGTTCGAAGAATGGTTTGATACACCATATTATCATATTCTTTATAGCAACAGGGATTACAGAGAAGCAGAGAATTTTCTTAACTTGCTCACTGGATTTCTGAAGCTGGAAAAAAAATCAAGTATCATAGATTTGGCTTGTGGAAAAGGCAGACACTCTATTTATCTCAATAAACTGGGTTATAAAGTTCTTGGCCTTGATCTTTCTGAGCAAAGCATTAGCTATGATAAAAAGTTTGAAAACGAATCTTTAGAATTCCGGGTTCACGATATGCGAAATAGGATTGAAAGTGAGCCTGTGGATGCTGTTTTCAACTTGTTTACAAGTTTTGGTTACTTCGAGACAGAAGAAGAGGACAAAAGTGTTTTCCGATCCGTTTCCGAAGTTCTGAAAAGCAAAGGTTATTTTGTCCTTGATTTTCTCAATGCTGAGTATGTAAAAAACGTCATTACACCATCTGCCAGCGTTGAAAAAGAAAATATTATTTTCAATATTAAAAAGCACATAGAAGGGGATTATATTCTAAAAGAAATTGATTTTGAAGATCAGGGAAAGCCCTATCATTTTTTTGAACGTGTAAAACTAACTTCTCCCGAAAAGATTCTGAAATTTGCTGATGAATTTGGATTTGAATTAATCAAAAGGTGGGGTGATTATCAGTTGAATGATTTTGATGGAAAAAGCTCTCAGAGATGTATTAATTTATTTAGAAAACGTTAG
- a CDS encoding pyridoxal phosphate-dependent aminotransferase, with protein MSKISDRLNRLSYSQTFVMSNKAREMKAAGIDVISLTLGEPDFDVPQKIKQAAFDAINENYSHYSPVPGFLELRQAISAKLKRDNNLDYKPTQICVSNGAKQSIINVLSAIVNDGDEVILPAPYWVSYDEMVKLVGGTSVFIQTSIDTEFKITAEQLENAITPKTKALLYSSPCNPSGSFYTREELEAIANVVAKYPHVTIISDEIYEFINYEGEHVSIASFPQVYEQTAVINGMSKAFAMTGWRIGYSACPEWLASACDKVQGQMTSGANTVAQRASITALQMDPSELQYMISEFHKRRDLVFDLMKGIKGFKCNLPKSAFYFFPDVSYYIGKNLNGTEIKDSDDFAMFLLENAHVGCVGGVSFGSPECIRFSYAASEAELREAMRRIKDCLDQF; from the coding sequence ATGAGTAAGATTTCTGACAGATTAAACCGACTGAGTTATTCTCAGACTTTTGTAATGAGTAATAAGGCGCGCGAGATGAAGGCCGCAGGAATAGATGTTATTAGTTTAACTTTGGGAGAACCAGACTTCGATGTTCCTCAAAAAATTAAACAAGCAGCCTTTGATGCTATTAATGAAAACTACAGCCACTACTCGCCTGTACCAGGATTTTTAGAACTCAGACAAGCCATTTCTGCAAAACTGAAAAGAGATAATAATCTAGATTATAAACCTACTCAAATTTGTGTGTCAAATGGCGCGAAACAATCTATCATTAATGTTTTATCGGCAATTGTGAATGACGGAGATGAAGTGATTCTTCCTGCTCCATATTGGGTAAGTTATGACGAAATGGTAAAATTGGTTGGCGGAACTTCGGTTTTCATTCAAACATCCATTGACACAGAATTCAAAATTACTGCTGAGCAATTAGAAAATGCTATCACGCCAAAAACCAAAGCCTTGCTTTACAGTTCGCCTTGTAATCCTTCTGGAAGTTTCTATACAAGAGAAGAACTGGAAGCTATCGCCAATGTTGTGGCCAAATATCCGCATGTAACAATCATTTCCGATGAGATTTATGAGTTCATTAATTATGAAGGAGAGCATGTTTCCATAGCAAGTTTCCCTCAAGTTTATGAGCAGACTGCAGTAATTAACGGCATGAGTAAAGCGTTTGCAATGACGGGTTGGAGAATTGGATATTCTGCTTGTCCAGAATGGCTTGCAAGTGCTTGTGATAAAGTACAGGGACAAATGACCAGTGGTGCAAATACAGTCGCTCAAAGAGCTTCTATCACTGCTTTACAGATGGATCCATCTGAGTTGCAATATATGATCTCGGAATTCCATAAAAGACGTGATTTGGTTTTTGATTTGATGAAAGGCATCAAAGGTTTCAAATGCAATCTTCCAAAAAGTGCGTTTTACTTCTTCCCAGATGTTTCTTATTATATCGGAAAGAATCTGAATGGAACAGAAATTAAAGATTCAGATGATTTTGCCATGTTCTTACTAGAGAATGCACACGTTGGTTGTGTAGGCGGTGTAAGTTTTGGAAGTCCAGAATGTATTCGTTTTTCTTATGCAGCTTCTGAAGCAGAACTGAGAGAAGCCATGAGACGAATTAAAGATTGTCTTGATCAGTTTTAA
- a CDS encoding thioredoxin family protein, with protein sequence MYIELTGDTLQQIIQENDKVMVQYGATWCGNCRIMKPKFKKLAAENEDIPFYYVDAEKFPESRKLATVDNLPTFAAFEGGTLKNQVQTNQAESLNNLFSELKG encoded by the coding sequence ATGTATATAGAACTTACAGGAGACACATTACAGCAAATCATTCAGGAAAATGACAAAGTAATGGTTCAATATGGAGCAACTTGGTGTGGAAACTGCAGAATTATGAAGCCAAAGTTCAAAAAATTAGCTGCAGAAAACGAAGATATCCCTTTTTATTATGTGGATGCAGAAAAATTTCCGGAAAGCAGAAAATTGGCAACGGTAGATAATCTACCAACTTTTGCAGCATTTGAAGGGGGAACTTTGAAAAATCAGGTTCAAACCAATCAGGCTGAAAGTCTTAACAATCTTTTCAGCGAATTAAAAGGTTAA
- a CDS encoding glycosyltransferase encodes MNPTISIIIAIFNRKDELFELLNSLSHQTDKDFEVIIVDDGSKIALLPTVELFEKQLDIQFFRKENSGPGLSRNYGAKRAKNEWLIFVDSDVIVETDYIENIKKNIIENPCDAFGGADKAHRGFNLMQKAISYSMTSVFTTGGIRGSKKAVTKFQPRSFNMGVNKEKFLSIGGFSEMRIGEDPDLSMTFWENGYTTLFYDNIGVYHKRRTDFGKFSKQVYQFGCARPILNQRHPKYVKPTFWFPSLFLLGYLVGIIHYFVWGNGLILALYGLYTFLVFLHALIVTKNISIAGMAIISTYIQMFSYGYGFLKSWFMLNILKQTPQEAFPKHFH; translated from the coding sequence TTGAATCCAACCATCTCCATCATCATCGCCATCTTCAACAGAAAAGACGAATTATTCGAACTTCTCAATTCTCTATCTCATCAAACAGATAAAGATTTTGAAGTGATAATAGTGGATGATGGTTCCAAAATCGCATTGCTTCCGACTGTAGAATTATTCGAAAAACAATTGGATATTCAGTTTTTCCGAAAAGAAAATTCAGGGCCTGGACTAAGTAGAAATTATGGTGCAAAAAGAGCAAAAAATGAATGGCTGATTTTTGTAGATTCTGACGTGATTGTAGAAACAGATTACATCGAAAATATCAAGAAAAACATTATTGAGAATCCTTGTGATGCGTTTGGAGGTGCAGACAAAGCGCACAGAGGTTTCAACCTGATGCAGAAAGCCATTTCTTATTCTATGACTTCAGTTTTCACAACTGGTGGAATCCGAGGAAGCAAAAAAGCCGTGACGAAATTTCAGCCAAGAAGTTTCAATATGGGCGTGAATAAGGAGAAATTTTTGAGCATTGGTGGGTTTTCTGAAATGAGAATTGGCGAAGACCCAGATTTATCAATGACGTTTTGGGAAAATGGCTACACCACTCTATTCTACGATAATATTGGCGTTTATCACAAACGTCGAACTGACTTTGGCAAATTCTCAAAACAAGTGTATCAATTCGGTTGTGCAAGACCAATCCTTAATCAAAGACATCCAAAATATGTGAAACCTACGTTTTGGTTTCCGAGCCTTTTTCTGTTGGGTTATTTGGTTGGAATTATTCATTATTTCGTATGGGGAAATGGGTTGATTCTCGCTTTGTATGGACTTTATACATTTCTAGTTTTCTTGCACGCTTTGATTGTAACAAAAAATATCAGCATTGCCGGAATGGCAATAATTTCTACTTACATCCAAATGTTTTCATACGGTTACGGTTTTCTTAAATCTTGGTTTATGCTCAATATTCTGAAACAAACTCCGCAAGAAGCATTTCCAAAACATTTTCACTGA
- a CDS encoding GNAT family N-acetyltransferase yields the protein MNQEILRAEITDIPVLCKMMKDFYAIDHYPFNENLVAKNFEIFIENDKYGECFKIISEEQIAGYIILAKYFSFEFGGEILFLDELYIKPEYQGKSLGKKSLEFVKDYSAEKKFSVVLLEIENHNEKAKKLYEHYGFQKHKRSLMILKN from the coding sequence ATGAATCAAGAAATTTTAAGAGCCGAAATTACCGATATACCTGTATTATGTAAAATGATGAAGGATTTTTATGCGATAGATCATTACCCCTTCAACGAAAATCTGGTTGCAAAAAATTTTGAAATATTTATTGAAAATGACAAATATGGCGAATGTTTCAAAATCATCTCTGAGGAGCAGATTGCAGGATATATTATTCTTGCAAAATATTTCAGTTTCGAGTTTGGAGGCGAAATTTTGTTTTTAGATGAATTGTACATTAAACCAGAATATCAGGGAAAATCTCTCGGGAAAAAGTCTCTGGAATTCGTAAAAGATTATTCAGCTGAAAAAAAGTTTTCTGTTGTACTTCTGGAAATAGAAAACCATAATGAGAAAGCAAAAAAGCTTTATGAACATTATGGCTTCCAAAAGCATAAACGGAGTCTTATGATTCTTAAGAATTAG
- a CDS encoding DUF6952 family protein, translating to MKLPIIRQFYQNQTPEKLEATLEVLESFCEFRNVSEEDINVAGELITNICGALEVHANVKNGMSEKDALNSFAQKVMGSIDK from the coding sequence ATGAAATTACCAATCATAAGACAATTTTACCAGAATCAAACGCCGGAAAAACTAGAAGCTACGTTAGAAGTCTTAGAAAGTTTCTGCGAGTTCCGTAATGTTTCTGAGGAAGATATCAATGTTGCTGGTGAGTTGATAACTAATATCTGTGGTGCTTTAGAAGTTCACGCTAATGTAAAAAACGGAATGAGTGAAAAAGACGCATTGAATTCTTTTGCTCAAAAAGTAATGGGCTCCATCGACAAATAA
- the rsmG gene encoding 16S rRNA (guanine(527)-N(7))-methyltransferase RsmG, producing MSLELILQYFPNITSEQKKQFAELEVLYKDWNEKINVISRKDTDSLYEKHILHSLGIAKVMAFADNTKVLDIGTGGGFPGIPLAILFPNVQFTLVDSIGKKIIVVKGVAESLGLKNVTAHHIRAEQLKEKFHFVVSRAVTQMPVFLTWLRGKFEKEQFNPKHNGVLYLKGGDLAEELAGLKAEIFNLKNYFNGEFFDTKKVVYLSKGNFNN from the coding sequence ATGTCTTTAGAATTAATTTTACAATATTTCCCAAATATTACCAGCGAACAAAAAAAACAATTTGCAGAACTAGAAGTGCTGTACAAAGATTGGAATGAGAAAATCAACGTGATTTCCAGAAAAGACACAGACAGTCTTTATGAGAAACATATTCTTCACTCTTTAGGAATCGCAAAAGTGATGGCGTTTGCAGATAATACCAAAGTTTTGGATATCGGAACCGGAGGCGGTTTTCCTGGGATTCCTTTAGCAATTTTATTCCCTAATGTACAATTCACATTAGTAGACAGCATCGGAAAAAAAATCATAGTGGTAAAAGGTGTTGCCGAAAGTCTTGGACTGAAAAATGTTACAGCACATCATATTAGAGCGGAACAATTGAAAGAAAAATTCCATTTCGTGGTCAGCAGAGCAGTAACACAAATGCCGGTTTTCTTGACTTGGCTCAGAGGGAAATTTGAAAAAGAACAATTCAACCCAAAGCACAACGGTGTTTTATATCTAAAAGGCGGCGATTTAGCGGAAGAATTAGCAGGATTGAAAGCAGAAATTTTCAATTTGAAAAATTATTTTAATGGCGAATTTTTCGATACCAAAAAAGTGGTTTACCTTTCAAAAGGTAATTTTAATAACTAA
- a CDS encoding ZIP family metal transporter: protein MTIILLILSVLIGVFLGKYFGSKQQFAKNLLILSAGFLITICLNEVFPEVYHSEDHNIGIFVIIGVLIQMLLENLTKGFEHGHLHHHADDHSIIPFALIVGLFVHAFIEGIPLSHEKETISPYLLGILFHNIPISFVLGSFLSHSKNFSTKFWLIVLVFALASPLGMLLGKYFDENLKVYFLAIVGGIFLHISSVIIFESNKNHKMDWQKIVLVICGIALALGGHLFHGH, encoded by the coding sequence ATGACAATTATTCTATTAATTTTGAGCGTTCTGATTGGTGTATTTCTCGGAAAATATTTCGGGAGCAAGCAACAATTCGCCAAAAATCTTCTTATTCTAAGTGCAGGTTTTCTGATAACGATTTGCCTGAATGAAGTTTTTCCAGAAGTTTACCATTCTGAAGATCATAATATAGGGATTTTTGTGATTATAGGAGTCCTTATTCAGATGCTTTTGGAAAATCTTACGAAAGGCTTCGAACACGGCCATTTGCATCATCATGCCGATGATCATTCTATCATTCCATTTGCGTTAATTGTGGGGCTTTTCGTACACGCGTTTATAGAGGGAATTCCTTTATCTCACGAAAAGGAAACAATATCGCCTTATTTGCTTGGAATCTTATTTCATAATATTCCTATTTCTTTTGTTTTGGGAAGCTTTTTGTCGCATAGCAAAAATTTTTCTACAAAATTCTGGCTCATTGTTTTAGTGTTCGCCTTGGCTTCACCTTTAGGAATGCTTCTCGGTAAATATTTCGATGAAAATCTTAAAGTTTATTTTCTTGCGATTGTCGGCGGCATTTTCCTTCATATTTCTTCAGTTATTATTTTCGAAAGCAACAAAAATCATAAGATGGACTGGCAAAAAATTGTCCTGGTTATCTGTGGTATTGCGCTAGCTTTAGGCGGGCATCTTTTTCATGGACACTGA
- a CDS encoding thermonuclease family protein, whose product MKYFLLLLFSSVYCFSQDVDANLRNQTFSAKVIGISDGDTMEVLFRDKPIKIRLAHIDAPEKRGTQPFGNNSKKALSDLCFGKIVTVQSEKYDRYKRLIAVIITDKNKNVNKEMLRLGMAWHYKKYSNNAEYAQLENLARKNRVGLWQDQNAIAPWLWRENKKKK is encoded by the coding sequence TTGAAATATTTCCTTTTATTGCTTTTCAGTAGTGTGTATTGTTTTAGTCAGGATGTGGATGCCAATTTGAGGAACCAAACTTTTTCTGCAAAAGTGATTGGCATTTCTGATGGCGACACGATGGAAGTCCTATTTAGAGACAAGCCTATAAAAATAAGATTAGCTCATATTGACGCTCCGGAAAAAAGAGGAACTCAACCTTTTGGGAATAACTCAAAGAAGGCATTGTCAGATCTTTGTTTCGGGAAAATTGTGACTGTCCAATCCGAAAAATATGATCGTTACAAGCGTTTGATCGCTGTGATCATTACTGATAAAAATAAAAACGTAAATAAAGAAATGCTTCGGCTAGGAATGGCATGGCATTATAAAAAATATTCCAACAACGCTGAGTATGCTCAATTGGAAAATCTGGCGAGAAAAAATAGAGTAGGACTTTGGCAAGATCAGAATGCCATTGCACCTTGGCTATGGCGAGAAAATAAAAAGAAAAAATGA
- a CDS encoding Crp/Fnr family transcriptional regulator: protein MEYNNFRNHLSRILGVPIESLEMCSSFYEIKHAKKNEVILREGEVSDCTFFVEKGLLRMYSIDKAGKEHVIQFAPENWIISDTTSQLLNEKSRFYIEAIEDSIIVVTREGFFENLSKIYPDVAEKNQRLMFNHIKNLQNRVNALISTTAEERYLDFIKKYPDLMLRAPQWMVASYLGITPESLSRVRKELAKKKFEI, encoded by the coding sequence ATGGAATATAATAACTTTCGGAATCATCTTTCCAGAATACTAGGTGTGCCAATAGAAAGCCTAGAAATGTGCTCTTCGTTTTATGAAATAAAGCACGCTAAAAAGAATGAAGTTATTCTGAGAGAAGGCGAGGTCTCTGACTGCACATTTTTCGTAGAAAAAGGACTTTTGCGAATGTATTCTATTGATAAAGCTGGAAAGGAACATGTGATACAATTTGCCCCGGAAAACTGGATTATCTCTGATACCACTAGCCAACTACTGAATGAAAAATCCAGGTTTTACATAGAAGCTATTGAGGATAGCATCATTGTGGTAACAAGAGAAGGTTTTTTTGAAAACTTATCTAAAATCTATCCCGATGTAGCAGAAAAAAATCAAAGGCTGATGTTTAATCACATCAAAAACCTACAAAACAGAGTGAATGCTTTAATCAGTACAACGGCAGAAGAACGCTATCTGGATTTTATAAAGAAATATCCGGACCTGATGCTCAGAGCACCACAGTGGATGGTAGCATCTTACTTGGGAATTACGCCAGAAAGTCTGAGCAGGGTGAGAAAAGAACTGGCCAAGAAAAAATTTGAAATTTAA
- a CDS encoding THUMP domain-containing class I SAM-dependent RNA methyltransferase produces the protein MNTDNLQIQIKTFFGLEQVLAEEVKKLGGKNVDVKNRAVTCEGDLGFLYKLNYSCRTALKILVPIMEFKAFNETKYYDKLYKFEWDQFLEPNQTFAIDATVNSERFSHSQFMTLKMKDAIVDYFQEKHKVRPNISKDNPDIKFHLHIDRELVSISLDSSGDPLFKRGYRKEQTVAPINEVLASGMLQLAGWDGKGNFLDPMCGSGTLLIEAAMIAMDLPAQTFRRNFAFQNWKNYDSELFKTIKEVRLNRVKGFTGKIVGYDIDYSALDAARANIESAEMEDVIEVRKQNFFDSEKDMFPLLIVFNPPYDERISINDDDFYKKIGDTFKQHYPNTLAWLISADLDAPKKIGLRPSRKIKLFNGKLETRFLQYEMYDGSKKGKYMNKEE, from the coding sequence ATGAATACAGATAATCTGCAAATACAAATCAAAACTTTCTTTGGACTAGAACAGGTTTTGGCTGAAGAAGTTAAGAAATTAGGTGGTAAAAATGTTGACGTTAAAAACCGTGCGGTAACTTGTGAAGGCGACCTTGGTTTTCTTTACAAACTCAATTACTCTTGCAGAACTGCGCTTAAAATTTTGGTCCCGATAATGGAATTTAAAGCTTTTAACGAGACCAAATATTACGATAAATTATACAAGTTTGAGTGGGACCAGTTTTTGGAACCAAACCAGACTTTTGCTATTGATGCTACTGTAAACTCTGAGAGATTCAGTCACTCGCAGTTTATGACTTTGAAAATGAAAGATGCCATTGTAGATTATTTTCAAGAAAAACATAAGGTAAGACCGAATATTAGTAAAGACAATCCGGATATCAAATTCCATCTTCATATTGACAGAGAATTGGTTTCGATTTCTCTTGACAGTTCTGGAGACCCACTTTTCAAACGTGGTTACAGAAAGGAACAAACGGTTGCGCCAATTAATGAAGTTTTGGCTAGCGGAATGTTACAATTGGCAGGTTGGGATGGAAAAGGGAATTTCCTAGACCCAATGTGTGGTTCCGGAACGTTATTGATAGAAGCGGCGATGATTGCAATGGATTTGCCAGCACAGACTTTCAGAAGAAACTTTGCATTCCAGAATTGGAAAAACTATGATTCTGAATTATTCAAAACTATAAAAGAAGTACGACTGAATCGTGTGAAGGGATTCACTGGGAAAATCGTTGGTTATGATATTGATTATAGCGCCTTGGATGCAGCAAGAGCGAATATTGAATCTGCAGAAATGGAAGATGTGATCGAAGTAAGAAAACAAAATTTCTTCGATTCTGAAAAAGATATGTTCCCTTTACTAATAGTGTTCAATCCGCCTTATGACGAGAGAATTTCTATCAATGATGATGATTTCTACAAGAAAATAGGAGATACTTTCAAACAGCATTACCCAAATACTTTGGCTTGGCTGATCTCTGCAGACTTAGACGCTCCGAAGAAAATTGGATTGAGACCTTCAAGAAAAATCAAATTATTCAACGGGAAATTGGAGACGAGATTTTTGCAGTATGAGATGTATGACGGTTCTAAGAAAGGGAAATATATGAATAAGGAGGAATGA
- the ytxJ gene encoding bacillithiol system redox-active protein YtxJ: MGFLDQIFGKKEDQDHSKPLWKKIESQKDLDAAIEKSSQQKVLIFKHSTRCFISKTVLRSFEKQMQESDKNFGYYFLDLLAYRSISNEIESRFEVVHQSPQLIVLENGKAIYNASHQNIDLDKI, translated from the coding sequence ATGGGATTTTTAGATCAAATATTCGGAAAAAAAGAAGATCAGGATCACAGTAAACCGCTGTGGAAGAAAATAGAATCACAAAAAGATCTGGATGCAGCAATAGAAAAATCTTCTCAGCAAAAAGTTCTGATTTTCAAACACTCTACGAGATGCTTTATCAGCAAAACCGTACTTCGTTCCTTCGAAAAACAAATGCAGGAGTCGGATAAAAATTTTGGTTATTATTTTCTTGATCTTTTGGCGTACAGATCTATTTCGAATGAAATAGAATCACGCTTTGAAGTTGTACATCAAAGCCCGCAGCTTATTGTTTTAGAAAACGGAAAAGCGATTTACAATGCTTCTCATCAAAATATTGATCTGGATAAAATATAA
- a CDS encoding peroxiredoxin, with protein sequence MSLVGKLFPNVAIDAMSEMGDDLKINIFEQAVNNQQKVLLFWYPKDFTFVCPTELHAFQEALPEFQKRNTIVIGASCDTNEVHFAWLNTPKDNGGIEGVTYPILADTHRQLANILGIVDQDLEYDEEGNEVFTGSNVTYRATYLIDETGKIFHESVNDMPLGRNVKEYLRLVDAYAHVQKHGEVCPANWEEGKDAMNADRKGVAEYLSKN encoded by the coding sequence ATGTCATTAGTAGGTAAATTATTTCCAAATGTAGCAATTGATGCAATGAGCGAAATGGGTGATGATCTTAAAATCAACATCTTCGAACAAGCGGTTAATAATCAGCAAAAAGTACTTTTATTCTGGTATCCGAAAGATTTCACTTTCGTTTGTCCAACAGAACTACACGCGTTTCAAGAGGCTTTGCCAGAGTTCCAAAAAAGAAATACAATCGTAATCGGAGCTTCTTGCGACACGAACGAAGTTCATTTCGCTTGGCTAAACACCCCAAAAGATAATGGCGGAATAGAAGGTGTAACATATCCAATTCTAGCAGACACACACAGACAGTTAGCAAACATTCTTGGAATTGTGGATCAGGATTTGGAATATGATGAAGAAGGAAACGAGGTATTTACAGGATCTAACGTAACTTACAGAGCGACTTACCTTATCGATGAAACGGGGAAAATTTTCCACGAGTCTGTGAATGATATGCCGCTGGGAAGAAATGTGAAAGAATATCTGAGACTTGTTGACGCATATGCACACGTTCAGAAGCATGGTGAAGTTTGTCCTGCTAACTGGGAAGAAGGTAAAGACGCAATGAACGCCGACAGAAAAGGTGTTGCTGAGTACCTAAGCAAAAACTAA